One Heyndrickxia oleronia genomic window, ATGATTTTTTGACGAATCTTCCCAATCGGAGATTTTTTGATAAGGAGCTCAATCTTTTAATTAAATCTTCTGCTCGTTCTAGTTCGCATGAAAGATTCGCTGTCATGTGTTTGGATATGGATGGTTTTAAACGTGTAAATGATACATTTGGTCATGTAACTGGAGATAAACTATTAATTGAAATCTCTTCCAGGCTAAAGCAATGTGTATCCCATCATAACTTAGTTGCCAGAATGGGAGGAGATGAGTTTTCTGTCATCCTTCGAAATATAAGTAACATTGACTATCCTATTTCAATTGCGAAAAAAATAATTTCATGTTTAGAGGAGCCCTTTTTCATTGAGGGCTACGAATTATATATCACAACTAGTATTGGTATTGCGATTTCTAATAATAAATGCAATGAAATGAATCACATATTTAAAAAAGCAGATAATGCCTTGTACCGTGCTAAGGAAGCTGGAAAAAATAATTATCAAATCTATACTTATACAATGGAAAAGGAATTTTTCAAACTCTATACTCTCGAAAGAGATTTAAGAAAGGCACTTAAGAAAAACGAATTCTTCATACATTTTCAGCCGAAAGTAAATTCGAAAACAGGTCAAATCCATAGTGGAGAAGCCTTAATTCGTTGGAGACACCACAAAAATGGAATTGTTTCCCCAAAGGAATTCATTCCACTGGCAGAAGAAAACGGAATAATCTTTCAATTGACGGATTGGACCTTTCGAACCGTATGTGAACAAATCAACAAATGGAAGCAAAAAAATATTCCGCTAGTTCCAATATCTATTAACATTTCTCCTAAACAATTCTTAAAGCATGATTGGGCGGAGACATTCGTTCAAATAATGGAGGATACCGGTGTAGACCCCTTTTTGATAGAATTGGAAATTACTGAAAGTGTGTGCTAATTCGAAATGAAGAATCATTTGCCTCTTCAATAAAAATACTTAAGAATTTAGGGGTACGTATTTCACTAGACGATTTCGGTATTGGATATTCATCTTTAATTTATTTGAAAAAGTTTCAAATCGATACGATCAAAATTGACCAGTATTTTATTAATAACTTTTTAGCTGGCGAAGCTCCGCTTACAAAATACATAATTAATCTTGCACACGATTTAAAAATGAATGTTGTTGCAGAAGGAGTAGAAACGGAGGAACAGCTTCAATATCTTCGACAGTATGGTTGTGATCAGCTACAAGGATATTTATTTAGTCAACCTGTTTCAGCTGAACAATTTATTAAATTGTTAGAAAAAGTATATTTGTACTAATAAATAAAATAATGAATTTTGAAGATAAAATTACAGGAAGAGTCTGTGTACTCCTTCCTGCTTTATTAACTATTTATAACCCTAAAAACTTTTCAATTTGAATGCGGTAAGGAGCTATTTCTTTTATTTGAGA contains:
- a CDS encoding sensor domain-containing protein, which gives rise to MNKKNDALNRWKKKINHEHKFLDIGIWDYNFTKDEFYWSEKIYKIFGLKKKQVLTFNQVIDFIHPNNRDNYLITHNEALNKGKGYSINYRILRKDGKERIVSTTTDVLLDQNNQVVRMIGTTIDITNQSYFNQQVLQRAKEISDLFLKVGIWSMDTNSNNILFCSNCIESITGYASLDFQEKRIVWKSIVYQEDIINYFSSMKKLKLGEKVKHSYRIVHKNGEVKWVMEESIPSFDLKGNLIRIDRIVTDITEQKKSEDKMAYLAHHDFLTNLPNRRFFDKELNLLIKSSARSSSHERFAVMCLDMDGFKRVNDTFGHVTGDKLLIEISSRLKQCVSHHNLVARMGGDEFSVILRNISNIDYPISIAKKIISCLEEPFFIEGYELYITTSIGIAISNNKCNEMNHIFKKADNALYRAKEAGKNNYQIYTYTMEKEFFKLYTLERDLRKALKKNEFFIHFQPKVNSKTGQIHSGEALIRWRHHKNGIVSPKEFIPLAEENGIIFQLTDWTFRTVCEQINKWKQKNIPLVPISINISPKQFLKHDWAETFVQIMEDTGVDPFLIELEITESVC
- a CDS encoding EAL domain-containing protein, producing the protein MLIRNEESFASSIKILKNLGVRISLDDFGIGYSSLIYLKKFQIDTIKIDQYFINNFLAGEAPLTKYIINLAHDLKMNVVAEGVETEEQLQYLRQYGCDQLQGYLFSQPVSAEQFIKLLEKVYLY